From the Lampris incognitus isolate fLamInc1 chromosome 10, fLamInc1.hap2, whole genome shotgun sequence genome, one window contains:
- the aspdh gene encoding aspartate dehydrogenase domain-containing protein, whose protein sequence is MATSSPAQRIGVVGYGHLGQYLVERILKEGAGLGLTLAFVWNRNSDKLKGSVPAELILDDLSAFADRRCDVIVEVCHPKIAKDFGSHFLSQAHFLVGSPSALSDPELNHKLRQAAERHGRTLYVPSGALWGGQDIQRLSDSGALKAVFVRMSKHPSCFRLTGDTLSDWTEGEGRRVLFSGSVADLCPLAPNNVNTMAAAAMAAGTLGFSGVRGEIVSDTALRDYHVVEVEVTGVNGFSVRTVRRNPAQLGAVTGSATYNSFWSSLLVCKGHGGRVYLC, encoded by the exons ATGGCAACCAGCTCCCCTGCCCAAAGGATTGGAGTTGTGGGATATGGGCATTTAg GGCAGTACCTAGTTGAGAGGATCCTGAAGGAGGGAGCTGGACTCGGTCTGACTCTTGCTTTTGTTTGGAACAGAAATTCTGACAAGCTCAAAGGTTCAGTTCCTGCCGAGCTGATACTCGATGACTTATCAGCATTTGCAGACAg GCGGTGTGATGTGATCGTGGAGGTGTGCCATCCTAAGATAGCGAAGGACTTTGGGTCCCATTTCCTTTCTCAGGCTCATTTCTTG GTAGGTTCTCCCTCCGCCCTTTCCGACCCCGAGCTCAACCACAAACTGCGCCAGGCTGCCGAGCGGCACGGCAGGACGCTTTATGTTCCCAGTGGAGCCCTGTGGGGAGGCCAGGACATCCAGAGGTTGAGCGACAGCGGAGCCTTGAAG GCTGTATTCGTAAGGATGTCAAAGCATCCCTCCTGTTTCCGGCTGACGGGAGATACGCTGTCTGACTGGACGGAAGGAGAGGGGAGGCGCGTTTTATTCAGCGGCTCGGTGGCCGACTTGTGCCCCCTCGCCCCTAACAATGTCAACACCATGGCTGCAGCAGCAATGGCGGCAGGGACGCTCGGCTTCAGCGGGGTTCGAGGAGAGATTGTGTCCGATACGGC GTTAAGGGACTACCacgtggtggaggtggaggtgacgGGGGTTAATGGGTTTTCGGTGCGAACGGTGAGGAGGAACCCTGCCCAACTTGGCGCTGTAACAGGAAGTGCCACTTACAACTCCTTCTGGAGCAGTTTACTAG TTTGCAAAGGGCACGGTGGCCGAGTTTACTTGTGCTGA
- the gys1 gene encoding glycogen [starch] synthase, muscle — MPLARSLSVTSLSGLEEWDEEFDLEDAVLFEIAWEVANKVGGIYTVIQTKARLTSEEWGENYFLVGPYVESNVRTQVELIEPSNPALKRTIDKMNASGCKVYFGRWLIEGSPYVVLIDVAFTAWSLDRWKRELWENCAIGVPWFDREANDAVLFGFLTAWLLGEYAAQCEEPPHILAHFHEWLAGLGLVLCRHRQLPVATIFTTHATLLGRYLCAGNVDFYNNLAEFNVDKEAGDRQIYHRYCLERAAARCAHTFTTVSQITAIEAEHLLKRKPDIVTPNGLNVKKFSAVHEFQNLHAQSKHRIQEFIRGHFYGNLDFNLDKCLFLFIAGRYEFSNKGADIFLEALARLNYLLRVNHSDVTVITFFIMPARTNNFNVETLKGQAVRKQLWDTAHTVKERFGKKLYESLLVGQLPDVSKMLDKEDFTMMKRAIFATQRQCQPPICTHNMLEDSSDPILNCIRRIGLFNNASDRVKVIFHPEFLSSTSPLLPMDYEEFVRGCHLGVFPSYYEPWGYTPAECTVMGIPSISTNLSGFGCFMEEHIADPSAYGIYILDRRYRGIDESCNQLTSFLFQFCKQSRRQRIIQRNRTERLSDLLDWRYLGRYYTCARHMALAKAFPDTFIYEPHEPDSATGFRYPRPASVPPSPSLSRHSSPRHSEAEDNDDEDERYDEDLEAEKDRVNIRQPIVLPLKNKAYTVIGANGNGDGVPSEKN; from the exons ATGCCGCTGGCTCGCAGCCTGTCCGTCACGTCCCTCTCAGGACTGGAGGAGTGGGATGAGGAGTTTGATTTAGAGGATGCCGTTCTCTTCGAAATTGCTTGGGAGGTCGCAAACAAAG TTGGAGGGATCTACACAGTCATCCAGACCAAAGCCCGTCTCACCTCGGAGGAATGGGGGGAGAACTACTTCCTGGTGGGGCCCTACGTAGAGAGCAACGTGCGCACCCAAGTGGAGCTGATCGAGCCTTCCAACCCGGCCCTCAAGAGAACCATTGACAAGATGAACGCCAGTGGATGTAAG GTCTACTTCGGGCGCTGGCTGATCGAGGGAAGTCCTTACGTGGTTCTGATTGACGTGGCCTTCACCGCCTGGTCTCTGGACCGCTGGAAGAGAGAGCTGTGGGAGAACTGCGCCATCGGCGTGCCGTGGTTTGACCGCGAGGCCAACGACGCCGTGCTGTTTGGCTTCCTGACGGCTTGGCTTCTCGGAGAG TATGCAGCCCAGTGTGAGGAACCGCCCCACATCTTGGCCCACTTCCACGAGTGGCTGGCTGGCCTGGGCCTGGTGCTGTGTCGACATAGACAGCTCCCTGTAGCGACGATCTTCACCACACATGCCACACTACTGGGACGCTACCTGTGTGCTGGAAATGTGGATTTCTACAACAACCTTGctgag ttcaATGTGGATAAGGAGGCAGGGGACAGACAGATCTACCATCGGTATTGTTTAGAGCGGGCGGCCGCACGCTGTGCTCACACCTTCACCACCGTGTCTCAGATCACAGCCATCGAGGCGGAGCACCTGCTCAAGAGGAAACCAG ACATCGTCACTCCAAACGGCTTGAACGTGAAGAAGTTTTCAGCCGTGCACGAGTTTCAGAACCTCCACGCTCAGAGCAAGCACCGGATCCAAGAGTTCATCCGAGGGCATTTCTACGG GAACCTTGACTTTAATTTGGACAAGTGCTTGTTCCTCTTCATCGCTGGGAGGTACGAGTTTTCCAACAAAGGCGCTGACATCTTCCTGGAGGCTTTAGCCAGACTCAACTACCTGctgagg GTCAATCACAGCGACGTCACCGTCATCACGTTCTTCATCATGCCGGCACGGACGAACAACTTCAACGTGGAGACTCTGAAAGGCCAAGCGGTCAGGAAGCAGCTGTG GGATACGGCTCATACTGTTAAGGAACGCTTTGGGAAGAAACTTTATGAGTCGCTGCTAGT AGGGCAGCTGCCGGATGTGTCAAAGATGCTGGATAAGGAGGACTTCACCATGATGAAGCGTGCGATCTTCGCGACCCAGAGACAGTGCCAGCCTCCCATCTGCACCCACAACATGCTGGAGGACAGCAGTGACCCCATCCTCAACTGCATCCGCCGCATCGGCCTCTTCAACAACGCCTCTGACCGTGTCAAG GTTATCTTCCATCCAGAGTTCCTGTCgtccacctctcctctcctcccaatGGATTATGAGGAGTTCGTGAGAGGCTGCCACCTTGGCGTCTTCCCCTCCTACTATGAACCCTGGGGCTATACGCCAG ctgagtgCACAGTCATGGGAATCCCATCCATCTCCACTAATCTGTCGGGCTTCGGCTGTTTCATGGAGGAGCACATAGCAGACCCCTCGGCATACG GAATTTACATCCTGGATCGGCGGTACCGAGGCATCGACGAGTCGTGCAACCAGCTTACCTCCTTCCTGTTCCAGTTCTGCAAACAGAGTCGCCGCCAGCGTATCATCCAGAGGAACCGCACCGAGCGCCTCAGTGACCTCCTGGACTGGAGATACCTGGGCAGG TATTACACATGTGCCCGCCACATGGCCCTGGCGAAAGCCTTCCCTGATACCTTCATATACGAACCTCATGAACCCGACTCA GCCACGGGTTTCCGATACCCTCGACCGGCCTCTGTGCCCCCGTCTCCGTCTCTGTCCCGCCACTCCTCGCCCCGTCACAGTGAGGCGGAAGACAACGATGACGAAGACGAACGCTACGATGAGGACCTGGAGGCCGAAAAGGACCGGGTGAACATTCGCCAGCCTATtgtcctgccactgaagaacaagGCTTACACGGTCATCGGGGCCAACGGGAATGGCGACGGGGTCCCTAGCGAGAAAAACTGA